A genome region from Halorussus pelagicus includes the following:
- a CDS encoding CheF family chemotaxis protein, whose amino-acid sequence MSKEGEHKITDTKGKFLQVVKKGRKLNDPDWTSGRILLSNKRIVLAGNQGKRSIPLSNIKGLKGRYDVNQAVASVSDYLSIEFGNNVVLLGTSMDIDEFETDVYGALLNQEMILTKHPAVEGGVIQDTDWEKARIKITEEMVNVAIASGTFVGIELDDIGGVDRATRTVKGEQRTVLEVEHTQGDTSVQTYISGETRRCALLESLLKKGERKNEGGVELDETEKEVLMALYSGVSSFEIPDFLGMDVDEVERIFERLVEVDVLEEVRKRREVSLKTRGRNIASESINEK is encoded by the coding sequence ATGAGCAAGGAAGGCGAGCACAAGATAACCGATACGAAGGGGAAGTTCCTGCAGGTCGTCAAGAAGGGTCGCAAACTCAACGACCCCGACTGGACCAGCGGTCGCATCCTCCTGTCGAACAAGCGAATCGTGTTGGCGGGCAATCAGGGTAAGCGGTCGATTCCCCTTTCGAATATCAAGGGGCTGAAGGGCCGCTACGACGTGAATCAGGCCGTCGCTTCGGTCTCGGACTACCTGAGCATCGAGTTCGGAAACAACGTCGTCCTGCTCGGCACGAGCATGGACATCGACGAGTTCGAGACCGACGTGTACGGGGCCCTGCTCAATCAGGAGATGATCCTGACCAAGCACCCCGCCGTCGAAGGAGGCGTCATTCAGGACACCGACTGGGAGAAAGCCCGCATCAAAATCACCGAGGAGATGGTCAACGTCGCCATCGCCTCGGGCACCTTCGTCGGCATCGAACTCGACGACATCGGCGGGGTTGACAGGGCGACCCGGACCGTCAAGGGCGAACAGCGAACCGTGCTGGAGGTCGAACACACGCAGGGCGACACCAGCGTTCAGACGTACATCTCGGGCGAGACGCGACGGTGTGCCCTGTTGGAGTCGCTGTTGAAGAAAGGCGAGCGCAAGAACGAGGGCGGAGTCGAACTCGACGAGACCGAGAAAGAGGTGCTGATGGCGCTCTACTCGGGCGTCTCGTCGTTCGAGATTCCCGACTTCCTCGGGATGGACGTGGACGAAGTCGAGCGCATCTTCGAGCGACTCGTCGAGGTCGATGTCCTCGAAGAAGTGCGCAAACGGCGCGAAGTGAGTCTGAAGACTCGCGGACGCAACATCGCCAGCGAGTCCATCAACGAGAAGTGA
- a CDS encoding NAD-dependent epimerase/dehydratase family protein, which yields MSEGASARYDSIASDSEVSDRTVLITGGAGFVGSHLAEALVADNEVRILDNLSGGARAHVPTGADLVEGDVRDTETLADAMAGVDLVFHEAALVSVEESVADPPKSNRINAAATVDLLEAARKEDARVVLASSAAIYGHPDSVPVAEGDSKDPTSPYGIDKLALDHYARRYHDLYGLETVPLRYFNVYGPRQNPEYSAVVNVFFQQAADGGPLTVEGDGEQTRDFVHVRDVVQANLLAATTDRVGEPFNVGTGHSVTVNELAETVVEVTNSEAEITHVETRPGDIRHSEADISTAREELGYEPTISLADGLRTLAAVKGLR from the coding sequence ATGAGCGAGGGTGCGTCAGCGAGATACGATTCGATAGCGAGCGACAGCGAGGTGTCCGACCGGACGGTGCTGATAACCGGGGGCGCTGGATTCGTCGGAAGCCACCTCGCGGAGGCACTGGTTGCAGACAACGAGGTCCGAATCCTCGACAATCTCTCGGGAGGCGCGCGCGCCCACGTTCCCACGGGCGCGGACCTCGTGGAGGGAGACGTACGCGACACCGAAACGCTCGCCGACGCGATGGCTGGCGTGGACCTCGTGTTCCACGAGGCCGCGCTGGTGTCGGTCGAGGAGTCGGTCGCCGACCCGCCCAAGAGCAACCGCATCAACGCCGCCGCGACCGTGGACCTGCTCGAAGCGGCCCGCAAAGAGGACGCCCGCGTGGTGCTGGCGTCCTCTGCCGCGATTTACGGCCACCCCGATTCGGTCCCGGTCGCCGAGGGCGACTCGAAAGACCCGACCTCGCCCTACGGCATCGATAAACTGGCCCTCGACCACTACGCTCGACGGTATCACGACCTCTACGGTCTCGAAACCGTCCCACTGCGCTACTTCAACGTCTACGGCCCGCGCCAGAACCCGGAGTACAGCGCGGTCGTCAACGTCTTTTTCCAGCAGGCCGCCGACGGCGGTCCCCTCACCGTCGAGGGCGACGGCGAACAGACCCGCGACTTCGTCCACGTCCGCGACGTGGTGCAGGCGAACCTGCTCGCGGCGACGACCGACCGCGTGGGCGAACCGTTCAACGTCGGGACGGGCCACAGCGTCACGGTGAACGAACTCGCCGAGACGGTGGTCGAGGTGACGAACTCCGAGGCCGAGATTACCCATGTCGAGACCCGTCCCGGCGACATCCGCCACAGCGAGGCCGACATCTCGACGGCGCGCGAGGAGTTGGGCTACGAACCGACGATTTCGCTGGCGGACGGACTTCGGACGTTGGCCGCGGTGAAGGGATTGCGATAG
- the wecB gene encoding non-hydrolyzing UDP-N-acetylglucosamine 2-epimerase has protein sequence MKVLTVVGARPQFIKAAAVSRELRRRHEEVLVHTGQHYDEEMSDVFFEELAIPEPDENLGVGSSSHGAQTAEMLAGLEERIERVEPDAVLVYGDTNSTLAAAIAASKMDTRLAHVEAGLRSYNREMPEEINRVLTDHAADDLFAPSRRAVANLREESVAGAVHETGDVMCDAVCWARDRAVDRSEILTELGVESGEYVLATVHRASNTDDPDRLAAILDALAAEVREVVLPAHPRTINRMREYAMLDDAREKLTLVDPVGYLDFVRLQDCADVVATDSGGVQKEAFFLDTPCVTMREETEWRETVEAGWNELVGANKAAIRRALADADPPGEKPQPYGDGDAAARITDLLDDD, from the coding sequence GTGAAGGTCCTCACCGTCGTCGGCGCGCGGCCCCAGTTCATCAAGGCCGCCGCCGTCTCGCGCGAACTCCGTCGCCGCCACGAGGAGGTGTTGGTCCACACCGGCCAGCACTACGACGAGGAGATGTCCGACGTGTTTTTCGAGGAGTTGGCCATTCCGGAACCCGACGAAAACCTCGGCGTCGGGTCCTCAAGCCACGGCGCACAGACCGCCGAGATGCTCGCCGGGTTGGAGGAACGCATCGAACGCGTCGAACCCGACGCGGTGCTGGTCTACGGCGACACCAACTCCACGCTCGCGGCGGCCATCGCGGCCTCGAAGATGGACACCCGACTCGCGCACGTCGAGGCGGGACTCCGGAGCTACAACCGCGAGATGCCCGAGGAGATAAACCGCGTGCTGACCGACCACGCCGCCGACGACCTCTTCGCGCCCTCCCGGCGCGCGGTGGCGAACCTCCGCGAGGAGTCGGTCGCGGGCGCGGTCCACGAGACCGGCGACGTGATGTGCGACGCCGTGTGCTGGGCGCGCGACCGCGCCGTGGACCGCTCGGAGATTCTGACCGAACTCGGCGTCGAGTCCGGCGAGTACGTGCTGGCGACGGTTCACCGCGCGAGCAACACCGACGACCCCGACCGCCTCGCGGCGATTCTGGACGCGCTCGCCGCGGAGGTCCGCGAAGTCGTCCTGCCCGCCCACCCGCGGACGATAAACCGTATGCGGGAATACGCAATGCTCGACGACGCCCGCGAGAAGTTGACGCTCGTGGACCCCGTGGGCTATCTTGACTTCGTGCGACTGCAAGACTGCGCCGACGTAGTAGCGACCGACTCGGGGGGCGTCCAGAAGGAGGCGTTCTTCCTCGACACGCCCTGCGTCACGATGCGCGAGGAGACCGAGTGGCGCGAGACGGTCGAAGCCGGGTGGAACGAGTTGGTCGGCGCGAACAAGGCCGCCATCCGGCGGGCGCTGGCCGACGCCGACCCGCCGGGAGAGAAACCCCAGCCCTACGGCGACGGCGACGCCGCGGCCAGAATCACCGACCTGTTGGACGATGACTGA
- a CDS encoding methyl-accepting chemotaxis protein — protein sequence MENDGERQRNVTFDGGTQTGDVSVSSGGTITRSALSGTYRDTDVSDDLQQAQAVHLGHVLDDPEAAAGDAADLGRRHADASVSAGTFAGTYGVGVEQLVSETFERLEHRLGADNEAVAEELSRAEDELQSALSATMADMQSGLDAYQSAGSGEEEEELNVEDDELLDGIGVPVFMLDTERKKVAAWNSALADLTGVTSEDALGLENVSEAFYPDGRRVKTLADKVAEAPESAHTEFDVEKADSTQTLYTDEGTMVSRDGEERKIEFSAMPLYDDDDLIAVVETVRDRTEDIHRQEGVTSLVEELIGTLTAMEMGDLSARASFEDEYDVVDDSLVEVVDQVNDMAERFEALANRVGEKADELETSVEQASESAQVIDKRVDAQTEQLSEVATQMENFSASMEEVAASSDEVASAAEQAKASADSGLESSQGAREATDEVIEMSDDLVDTVTELESQMNEIEDVVEVIAEVADQTNLLALNANIEAARAGEAGSGFEVVADEVKELANETREHTEEIAQRIEEIQSQANETVVAVEESNEQVKYAGDEIEDALVALEEIADAVEEAATGVTEVAQANDEQAANVEQVMATVEDVRDQTRQVESATDDIVSATREQTRAIDELSARVDDMQND from the coding sequence GTGGAGAACGACGGCGAACGACAGCGAAACGTGACGTTCGACGGCGGTACCCAGACCGGTGACGTGTCCGTCTCGTCGGGGGGAACTATCACGCGCTCGGCACTCTCTGGGACGTATCGGGACACCGACGTGAGCGACGACCTGCAACAGGCCCAAGCGGTTCACCTCGGGCACGTACTCGACGACCCCGAGGCCGCGGCGGGCGACGCCGCCGACCTCGGGCGACGCCACGCCGACGCGTCGGTTTCGGCGGGAACGTTCGCCGGTACCTACGGTGTCGGCGTCGAGCAACTGGTCAGCGAGACGTTCGAGCGACTCGAACACCGACTCGGGGCGGACAACGAGGCGGTCGCCGAGGAACTCTCTCGGGCCGAGGACGAACTCCAGTCTGCGCTGTCGGCCACGATGGCCGACATGCAGTCCGGACTCGACGCCTACCAGTCGGCCGGGTCGGGCGAGGAAGAAGAGGAACTCAACGTCGAGGACGACGAGTTGCTCGACGGTATCGGCGTCCCGGTGTTCATGCTCGACACGGAGCGCAAGAAGGTCGCGGCGTGGAACTCCGCACTCGCGGACCTCACCGGCGTCACGTCCGAGGACGCGCTCGGTCTCGAAAACGTCAGCGAGGCGTTCTATCCCGACGGCCGCCGGGTAAAGACGCTGGCCGACAAGGTAGCCGAGGCCCCCGAGTCCGCGCACACCGAGTTCGACGTGGAGAAGGCCGACTCCACCCAAACGCTGTACACCGACGAAGGGACGATGGTAAGCCGCGACGGCGAGGAGCGGAAAATAGAGTTCTCGGCGATGCCGCTGTACGACGACGACGACCTCATCGCGGTGGTCGAGACTGTCCGGGACCGCACCGAGGACATCCACCGACAGGAGGGCGTCACCTCGCTGGTTGAGGAACTCATCGGCACGCTGACCGCGATGGAGATGGGCGACCTCTCGGCGCGGGCCTCCTTCGAAGACGAGTACGATGTCGTTGACGATTCGCTGGTTGAAGTCGTCGATCAAGTCAACGACATGGCCGAGCGCTTCGAGGCGCTGGCCAATCGAGTCGGCGAGAAGGCCGACGAACTCGAAACGTCGGTCGAACAGGCCTCCGAGTCGGCGCAGGTCATCGACAAGCGCGTTGACGCTCAGACTGAACAGCTTTCGGAGGTCGCCACGCAGATGGAGAACTTCTCGGCCAGCATGGAGGAAGTCGCGGCCAGTTCCGACGAGGTTGCTTCCGCGGCCGAGCAGGCCAAAGCGTCAGCCGACAGTGGACTGGAATCCAGTCAGGGCGCGCGCGAGGCCACCGACGAAGTCATCGAGATGAGCGACGACCTCGTGGATACCGTGACCGAACTCGAGTCCCAGATGAACGAGATAGAGGACGTGGTCGAAGTCATCGCCGAAGTCGCCGACCAGACGAACCTGCTGGCGCTCAACGCCAACATCGAGGCCGCCCGCGCTGGCGAGGCCGGAAGCGGCTTCGAAGTCGTCGCCGACGAGGTTAAGGAACTCGCCAACGAGACCCGCGAACACACCGAGGAGATCGCCCAGCGCATCGAGGAGATTCAGTCCCAAGCCAACGAGACCGTGGTCGCCGTCGAGGAGTCCAACGAGCAGGTCAAGTACGCTGGCGACGAGATCGAGGACGCGCTGGTGGCGCTCGAAGAGATCGCCGACGCGGTCGAGGAGGCCGCGACCGGCGTGACCGAGGTCGCGCAGGCCAACGACGAGCAGGCCGCCAACGTCGAACAGGTGATGGCGACCGTCGAAGACGTGCGCGACCAGACCCGACAGGTCGAGAGCGCGACCGACGACATCGTGTCGGCGACCCGCGAGCAGACCCGCGCCATCGACGAACTGTCGGCGCGCGTTGACGACATGCAGAACGACTGA
- a CDS encoding lipid II:glycine glycyltransferase FemX, translated as MRVEQLELDEWESALPSDGFEVFHLPDALEVVDRHSDAEMKLFGGFKGQQPIALLPVFVRRKSVGTAVTSPPPGMGIPRLGPILMPTSPKRRKQEKVNNEFTEAVLQRVGTDLDLDARLAEAGVESPTAERVLDSLDVDSRLTLFRMECNAAYGDPRPYAWGNLQVEPHFTYFLDLAGRDAEGVRKSFSKSLRREIRDAEDLDVTVECEGVSGARAIYRATAERFAEQDEPFALSWAYVRNLFEALAEEDRARAYVARDGDGEYLSGITALYSNDHAYFWQGGAKAIYEGTAVNSLIHWRLLKDIIEDPPVESVTQYDLMGANTERLCRYKAKFGADLEPYYVVESSGAAMNVAKRAYELVQ; from the coding sequence ATGAGAGTCGAGCAACTCGAACTTGACGAGTGGGAGTCGGCACTGCCGAGCGACGGCTTCGAGGTGTTTCACCTGCCCGACGCGCTGGAAGTGGTCGATAGACACAGCGACGCCGAGATGAAGCTGTTCGGCGGATTCAAGGGCCAACAGCCCATCGCACTGTTGCCGGTCTTCGTCCGCCGGAAGTCGGTCGGCACCGCGGTTACCTCGCCGCCACCGGGCATGGGTATCCCCCGACTAGGACCGATTCTGATGCCGACCAGCCCCAAGCGGCGCAAGCAGGAGAAGGTCAACAACGAGTTCACGGAGGCGGTCCTCCAGCGCGTCGGCACCGACCTCGACTTAGACGCGCGACTCGCCGAGGCCGGGGTCGAGTCGCCGACGGCCGAGCGCGTGCTGGACTCGCTGGACGTGGACTCGCGGCTGACACTGTTCCGCATGGAGTGCAACGCCGCCTACGGCGACCCCCGACCGTACGCGTGGGGGAACCTACAGGTCGAACCCCACTTCACGTACTTCCTCGACTTGGCGGGCAGAGACGCCGAAGGCGTCCGCAAGTCGTTCTCCAAGAGCCTGCGGCGCGAGATTCGGGACGCCGAGGACCTCGACGTGACCGTCGAGTGCGAGGGCGTGTCGGGTGCCCGCGCTATCTACCGAGCGACCGCCGAGCGGTTCGCCGAGCAGGACGAACCGTTCGCGCTATCGTGGGCCTATGTCCGGAACCTCTTCGAGGCGCTGGCCGAGGAGGACCGCGCGCGGGCCTACGTCGCCCGCGACGGCGACGGCGAGTACCTCTCGGGCATCACCGCGCTCTACTCGAACGACCACGCCTACTTCTGGCAGGGCGGCGCGAAGGCCATCTACGAGGGCACCGCGGTCAACAGTCTCATCCACTGGCGACTCCTCAAGGACATCATCGAGGACCCGCCGGTCGAATCGGTCACGCAGTACGACCTGATGGGCGCGAACACCGAACGGCTCTGTCGCTACAAGGCGAAGTTCGGCGCAGACCTCGAACCTTACTACGTCGTGGAGTCCTCGGGCGCGGCGATGAACGTCGCCAAGCGGGCCTACGAACTGGTCCAGTAG
- a CDS encoding nucleotide sugar dehydrogenase — MSLREVVRLYGNDAPEADQREAFLSGRVPVAVYGLGKMGLPLAAVYADVSGNVVGADVDPAVVEAVNAGECHVEREPGLPELVAESVKCGAFETTDDPAEAAERAAVHVVIVPTPITDEREADLSILRSVAEDIGNGLDPGDLVVVECTVPPRTCEDLLEPLLAEAAGHDEFGLAFCPERTSSGRALEDIRGAYPKVVGGVDEEATRVAELVYGEITDNDVLAVSDATTAEAVKVFEGLYRDVNIALANELATLTDEMGIDVNEAIETANTQPFCEIHSPGPGVGGHCIPYYPYFVINGFETESPLLETAREVNDSMPEFTVETLTRELDAEGKSPEETTVAILGLTYRPGVEETRATPAGPIAERLSALGASVLAVDPMVNDAERFGARLISQHEIYGRDLDAIVLVTPHGEFDHIEWERFDPLVVVDGRQSLDLAETDHRVYTIGSG, encoded by the coding sequence GTGAGTCTGCGGGAGGTCGTGCGCCTCTACGGCAACGACGCCCCGGAGGCCGACCAGCGCGAGGCGTTCCTGTCGGGGCGGGTCCCCGTCGCGGTGTACGGTCTCGGCAAGATGGGCCTGCCGCTCGCAGCGGTGTACGCCGACGTGTCGGGCAACGTCGTGGGCGCGGACGTGGACCCCGCGGTCGTCGAGGCGGTCAACGCCGGGGAGTGTCACGTCGAGCGCGAACCCGGCCTGCCCGAGTTGGTCGCCGAGAGCGTCAAGTGCGGCGCGTTCGAGACCACTGACGACCCGGCGGAGGCCGCCGAGCGCGCCGCGGTCCACGTCGTTATCGTGCCGACACCCATCACCGACGAGAGGGAGGCCGACCTCTCTATCCTGCGGTCGGTCGCCGAGGATATCGGCAACGGTCTCGACCCCGGCGACCTCGTGGTCGTGGAGTGTACGGTCCCGCCGCGGACCTGCGAGGACCTGCTCGAACCCCTGCTGGCGGAGGCGGCGGGCCACGACGAGTTCGGTCTCGCGTTCTGCCCCGAACGGACCTCCAGCGGCCGGGCGCTCGAAGACATCCGCGGGGCCTACCCCAAGGTCGTCGGCGGCGTGGACGAGGAGGCCACGCGCGTCGCCGAACTCGTCTACGGCGAGATTACGGACAACGACGTACTCGCAGTCTCCGACGCGACGACCGCGGAGGCCGTGAAGGTGTTCGAGGGACTCTACCGCGACGTGAACATCGCCTTGGCCAACGAACTCGCCACGCTGACCGACGAAATGGGCATCGACGTGAACGAGGCCATCGAGACGGCCAACACCCAACCGTTCTGCGAGATTCACTCGCCGGGTCCCGGCGTCGGCGGCCACTGCATCCCCTACTACCCGTACTTCGTCATCAACGGCTTCGAGACGGAGTCCCCACTGCTGGAAACCGCCCGCGAAGTCAACGATTCGATGCCGGAGTTCACCGTCGAGACGCTGACCCGCGAGCTCGACGCCGAGGGGAAATCGCCCGAGGAGACCACCGTGGCGATACTCGGCCTGACCTACCGGCCGGGCGTCGAGGAGACCCGCGCGACGCCCGCCGGTCCCATCGCGGAACGCCTCTCGGCGCTCGGCGCGTCCGTTCTCGCGGTTGACCCGATGGTGAACGACGCCGAGAGGTTCGGTGCGAGATTAATATCGCAACATGAGATTTACGGGCGAGACCTCGACGCAATCGTGCTGGTGACGCCCCACGGCGAGTTCGACCACATCGAGTGGGAGCGGTTCGACCCGCTGGTGGTCGTGGACGGCCGCCAGAGCCTCGACCTCGCGGAGACCGACCACCGCGTCTACACCATCGGGAGCGGGTAG
- a CDS encoding polysaccharide deacetylase family protein: MTDESDFERERGNGNSDAPADPRVAGVPSAVADSEFALLLTHDVDRPYKTVQSAYHAVARRDPRQLLDLLPGNNPWWQFEELMALEESLGVRSAFYFLREKHLLERPPSDWLDPFYWVEHLGRYEIETPEMYDLLARLDEGGWEVGLHGSYDSYDDPHRLRMEKTTLEAALGDDVVGGRQHHLNRGPETWDHHREIGLHYDASPGSSETVGFDHGYLPLRPFGDEFVVFPLTVMECALPDPGEDFERAWRECESLLAEAADNGAVMSALWHPRLFTETDFPGYRRLYRKLVERALEMGAWVGPPRDYYESMAHPGEEVVGGEGVTDEGVAGESDESENRRRADLRRRQADDNKVKTGPNTESTG, translated from the coding sequence ATGACTGACGAGAGTGACTTCGAGCGCGAGAGGGGGAATGGAAACAGCGACGCGCCCGCGGACCCCCGCGTCGCGGGGGTCCCCTCCGCCGTGGCCGACAGCGAGTTCGCGCTCCTGCTGACTCACGACGTGGACCGGCCGTACAAGACGGTCCAGTCGGCGTACCACGCGGTCGCGCGCCGCGACCCCCGGCAGTTGCTCGACCTGCTCCCCGGCAACAACCCGTGGTGGCAGTTCGAGGAACTGATGGCGCTGGAAGAGTCGCTAGGCGTCCGGTCGGCGTTCTACTTCCTGCGCGAGAAACACCTGCTCGAACGGCCGCCGAGCGACTGGCTCGACCCTTTCTACTGGGTCGAGCATCTAGGGCGCTACGAGATAGAGACTCCCGAGATGTACGACCTGCTTGCCCGCCTCGACGAGGGCGGATGGGAGGTCGGACTCCACGGGTCGTACGACTCCTACGACGACCCTCATCGCCTCCGCATGGAGAAGACGACGCTGGAGGCCGCGCTCGGCGACGACGTGGTCGGCGGCCGCCAGCACCACCTGAACCGCGGGCCGGAGACGTGGGACCACCACCGCGAAATCGGCCTGCACTACGACGCCAGCCCCGGTTCGAGCGAGACGGTCGGCTTCGACCACGGCTACCTGCCGCTCCGGCCGTTCGGCGACGAGTTCGTCGTCTTCCCGCTGACCGTGATGGAGTGTGCGCTCCCGGACCCCGGCGAGGACTTCGAGCGCGCGTGGCGCGAGTGTGAGTCCCTGCTGGCGGAGGCGGCCGACAACGGCGCGGTAATGTCGGCGCTCTGGCACCCGCGGCTGTTCACGGAGACCGACTTCCCCGGCTATCGGCGACTCTACCGGAAACTGGTCGAGCGCGCGCTGGAGATGGGCGCGTGGGTCGGCCCGCCCCGCGACTACTACGAGTCGATGGCCCATCCCGGCGAGGAAGTCGTCGGTGGCGAGGGCGTCACTGACGAGGGCGTCGCTGGCGAGTCGGACGAGTCCGAGAACCGCCGCAGGGCCGACTTACGACGGCGGCAGGCGGACGATAACAAAGTGAAAACCGGACCGAACACCGAGTCAACAGGATGA
- a CDS encoding flippase, whose product MDLKRFARSFKAMLGARALHMAASGVLTVVLARYLLTQEQYGLLGSALAVLGVVQLFTDLGIAKAAARYVTEYRETNPKQVPHVLRTAVIYRLGCVFAVGGLFALLGGYVAELVGQPEIATLLVVGTGYIAAHSMFTFSQVLFQGYNQITDSALIRAVGSVARLALAAAFVLIIGGAVGALVGYIVGYGLGGLLGLYLLYRKCYRDEEKAERPEEGLKRRVARYSVPLTATRGANILDKRVDTILVGYFMNPVAVGYYYLSKQVVGFIHSPAASLGFTLSPAYGEHKAGGETDRAAGIYETTLKYILLLYVPAAAGVVIVAEPALSLVFGEKWVGAAPVLQVFAAYVVLQAISYVTGDTLDFLGRARERAIAKGGGSVANFLLNLVMIPAFGVVGAAAATVITHSAVLAVTLWVIHAELSLSVGALVRHFLAVAAVTGAMSVAVLAVLTQAAGALAVVASVVAGIAVWAGLSVAGGLLDLRRVRTIFT is encoded by the coding sequence ATGGATTTGAAACGCTTCGCGCGCTCGTTCAAGGCGATGCTGGGTGCGCGCGCCCTCCACATGGCGGCAAGTGGCGTGCTGACCGTCGTCCTCGCGCGGTACCTGCTGACCCAAGAGCAGTACGGACTGCTCGGGTCGGCGCTGGCCGTGCTAGGGGTCGTGCAACTGTTCACGGATCTGGGCATCGCCAAGGCGGCCGCGCGCTACGTCACGGAGTACCGCGAGACGAACCCCAAACAGGTGCCCCACGTCCTCCGGACCGCGGTGATATATCGCCTCGGGTGCGTCTTCGCCGTCGGCGGCCTGTTCGCACTTCTCGGCGGGTACGTCGCCGAACTCGTCGGCCAACCCGAGATAGCGACCCTGCTGGTCGTCGGCACGGGCTACATCGCGGCCCACTCGATGTTCACTTTCTCGCAGGTGCTGTTTCAAGGGTACAACCAGATAACCGACAGCGCGCTCATCCGGGCGGTCGGGTCGGTCGCTCGACTCGCGCTCGCGGCGGCGTTCGTCCTCATCATCGGTGGCGCGGTCGGCGCGCTGGTCGGCTACATCGTCGGCTACGGTCTCGGCGGTCTGCTCGGTCTCTACCTGCTCTACCGGAAGTGCTACCGGGACGAGGAGAAAGCCGAGCGACCCGAGGAGGGTCTCAAGCGCCGGGTCGCCCGGTACAGCGTCCCGCTGACCGCGACCCGCGGGGCCAACATCCTCGACAAGCGCGTGGACACCATCCTCGTGGGCTACTTCATGAACCCGGTCGCGGTGGGGTATTACTACCTCTCGAAGCAGGTCGTGGGGTTTATCCACTCGCCCGCGGCCTCGCTCGGGTTCACGCTCTCGCCCGCCTACGGCGAGCACAAGGCCGGGGGCGAGACCGACCGCGCCGCCGGAATCTACGAGACGACGCTGAAGTACATCCTGCTGCTGTACGTCCCGGCCGCGGCGGGCGTCGTCATCGTGGCCGAACCCGCATTGTCGCTCGTCTTTGGCGAGAAGTGGGTCGGTGCCGCGCCCGTCTTACAGGTGTTCGCGGCCTACGTCGTCCTCCAAGCGATTTCGTACGTCACGGGCGACACGCTCGACTTCCTCGGGCGGGCGCGCGAGCGAGCAATCGCCAAGGGCGGCGGGTCGGTCGCCAACTTCCTGTTGAACCTCGTGATGATTCCCGCGTTCGGCGTGGTCGGCGCGGCCGCCGCGACAGTAATCACCCACAGCGCCGTCCTCGCGGTCACGCTCTGGGTCATCCACGCCGAACTCTCGCTGTCGGTCGGCGCGCTCGTTCGCCACTTCCTCGCGGTCGCCGCCGTCACGGGCGCGATGTCCGTGGCGGTCCTCGCGGTCCTCACGCAGGCCGCGGGCGCGCTCGCGGTCGTGGCGTCGGTCGTCGCCGGTATCGCGGTCTGGGCGGGTCTCTCGGTCGCGGGCGGCCTGCTCGACCTGCGGCGCGTCAGAACCATCTTCACCTGA
- a CDS encoding DUF7331 family protein: protein MTETYDSENGRDAEGETDRYAAVEDGGGETVVYDTKNDAAWLKSDAAVAVEAMR, encoded by the coding sequence ATGACCGAAACATACGACAGCGAAAACGGCCGTGACGCCGAGGGAGAGACCGACCGCTACGCCGCCGTCGAGGACGGCGGTGGCGAAACCGTCGTCTACGACACAAAAAACGACGCCGCGTGGTTGAAGTCCGACGCGGCGGTCGCCGTCGAAGCGATGCGCTGA